One genomic segment of Gottschalkia acidurici 9a includes these proteins:
- a CDS encoding DUF3866 family protein, whose amino-acid sequence MISFKEGTVVRIIESYDEIDWIEIEINGEISKGVNYRSLTGEITIGDSVILNTTAVDLSLGTGGQHFVIHNKKNTHKDIEGSGHIMKLRYTPMQFKCLATEEQDSPYHNHIKDFTSLDKKIFIVGTLHSMLAPISATIKYLRPELKINYIMTDSGALPIQFSKTVKNLKQKGIIDNTITVGHSFGGDFECINIYTGIITAKEVLDSDITIITMGPGIVGTGTKYGFSGIEQGYIVDAINSLGGTSIVVPRISFRDKRNRHTGMSHHSLTILNEIIKTKTNLILPKLDLEKENFIKDQMKNTDIFEKHDISYEDGTCVKNALEHYKLKITTMGRGYDEDKEFFTTLGAVAKGALCYDIRRKDDEK is encoded by the coding sequence TTGATAAGCTTTAAAGAGGGAACTGTAGTTAGAATAATAGAATCATATGACGAGATTGACTGGATTGAGATAGAGATTAATGGTGAAATATCTAAAGGAGTAAATTATAGATCACTTACTGGAGAGATTACTATAGGAGACAGTGTAATACTTAACACTACTGCAGTAGACTTAAGTCTCGGTACCGGCGGACAGCACTTTGTTATACATAACAAAAAGAACACACATAAAGATATAGAGGGTAGTGGTCATATAATGAAGCTAAGATATACTCCTATGCAATTTAAATGCTTAGCTACAGAAGAGCAAGATAGTCCTTATCATAATCATATAAAAGACTTCACAAGCTTAGATAAAAAGATTTTTATCGTAGGAACACTACATAGTATGCTAGCACCGATATCGGCTACAATAAAATATTTGAGACCAGAATTAAAAATAAATTATATTATGACAGATTCAGGTGCACTACCTATACAATTTAGCAAAACAGTCAAAAATCTTAAGCAAAAAGGTATTATAGATAATACTATAACTGTAGGACATTCTTTTGGAGGAGACTTTGAATGTATAAACATATATACTGGAATAATAACAGCAAAAGAAGTTTTAGATAGTGATATAACTATAATAACTATGGGGCCAGGAATAGTAGGAACAGGTACTAAATATGGATTTAGTGGAATAGAACAAGGTTATATTGTAGATGCTATAAATAGTTTAGGTGGAACTAGTATAGTTGTTCCAAGAATAAGTTTTAGAGATAAAAGAAATAGACATACTGGAATGAGTCATCATAGTTTAACTATCTTAAACGAAATAATAAAAACTAAAACTAATTTAATACTACCTAAACTAGACTTGGAAAAAGAGAATTTTATAAAAGATCAAATGAAAAACACAGATATATTTGAAAAACATGATATTAGCTATGAAGATGGAACTTGTGTAAAAAATGCTCTAGAGCACTATAAACTTAAAATAACTACTATGGGCAGAGGATATGATGAAGATAAGGAGTTCTTTACTACATTGGGGGCTGTGGCGAAAGGAGCACTATGTTATGATATACGAAGAAAAGACGATGAAAAGTGA
- a CDS encoding phospho-N-acetylmuramoyl-pentapeptide-transferase — MNLIIFFISIVVTLLSTPYVYNMLLDNDCTALNYREEKIPIGMGLVFILVQCFIISITSIYIKIDRTMILFYIITVMLMGLVGMLDDLIGEKNVKGFKGHIKSLFRGKLTTGGLKAIIGFLSATLFSISISKNYLDMIVNIFLIALFTNLINLFDLRPGRAGKVFAVISITLLITSYIKSYDFIIYSALGIIIVYMRYDLKARAMMGDVGSNALGITLGAFCALTHSLNIKIVYLVILLILHIISEFYSFSKIINKSKILSFLDNLGR, encoded by the coding sequence ATGAATTTAATAATATTTTTCATAAGTATCGTAGTTACATTATTATCTACTCCATATGTATATAATATGTTGCTAGATAACGACTGTACAGCATTAAACTATAGAGAAGAGAAAATACCAATAGGGATGGGACTTGTATTCATATTAGTTCAATGTTTCATTATATCTATTACATCGATTTATATTAAAATAGATAGAACTATGATATTGTTTTATATTATAACTGTAATGTTAATGGGACTAGTAGGTATGCTAGATGATCTTATTGGTGAAAAGAATGTAAAAGGCTTTAAAGGACATATAAAATCTTTATTTAGAGGAAAACTTACAACAGGTGGACTCAAGGCTATAATAGGATTTTTATCGGCTACTTTATTTTCTATATCTATATCAAAAAATTATTTAGATATGATAGTTAATATCTTCTTAATAGCATTATTTACAAACTTAATTAATTTATTTGACTTAAGACCAGGTAGAGCAGGAAAAGTGTTTGCAGTAATATCTATAACCCTGTTGATAACTTCATATATTAAATCTTATGACTTTATTATATATTCAGCATTAGGTATAATTATTGTGTATATGAGATATGATTTGAAGGCTAGGGCTATGATGGGAGATGTAGGTTCAAATGCATTAGGAATAACACTAGGAGCATTTTGTGCTTTAACACATTCATTAAATATTAAAATAGTGTATCTAGTGATATTATTGATACTTCATATCATATCAGAATTTTATTCGTTTTCTAAAATAATCAATAAAAGTAAAATATTAAGCTTCTTAGATAACTTGGGTAGATAG
- a CDS encoding NUDIX hydrolase, giving the protein MIYEEKTMKSDRIYEGKVLSLRIDTVELPNKKYSKREIVEHPGAVAVVAVTEDNEVVFVRQYRKAIECELLEIPAGKLELNEDPMECAKRELKEETGYESEDMELLCETHTSPGFSNEKIYIYLAKNLKKGKANPDEDEYVESETISMEKIMNMIENKQITDSKTITGFLMTYSKLK; this is encoded by the coding sequence ATGATATACGAAGAAAAGACGATGAAAAGTGATAGAATATATGAAGGTAAAGTATTATCTTTGAGAATAGATACTGTTGAATTACCAAATAAGAAATATTCAAAACGAGAAATTGTAGAGCATCCTGGGGCGGTAGCTGTTGTTGCTGTTACTGAAGACAATGAAGTGGTTTTTGTGAGACAGTATAGAAAAGCTATAGAGTGTGAGTTACTAGAAATACCAGCAGGTAAACTTGAGCTTAATGAAGATCCAATGGAATGTGCTAAAAGAGAGCTAAAAGAAGAAACCGGATATGAAAGTGAAGATATGGAGCTTCTATGTGAAACACATACCTCACCAGGGTTCTCTAACGAGAAAATATATATATACTTAGCCAAGAATTTAAAAAAGGGTAAAGCTAATCCAGACGAGGATGAATATGTAGAATCAGAGACAATTAGTATGGAAAAAATAATGAATATGATAGAAAATAAACAAATAACGGATTCGAAGACAATAACAGGCTTCTTAATGACATATAGCAAACTTAAGTAA
- the spoIIM gene encoding stage II sporulation protein M — protein MKLLHNFKKHVKDNVLLYFALIIVFMIGISSGAITINMLKGTQKEELIKFLDSFFKVINENDVDNILLVKQSFKNNLQTLIMIWFLGITVIGIPLVAGVVLLRGFVVGFTVGFLVKELGLKGFLFSILSILPQNIFLIPWIIASSVVSIGFSIKIIKSRTNKSNKFVFLNELTRYSIVIGILFLISIIGILIESYATPMFMKLIS, from the coding sequence TTGAAACTACTACATAATTTTAAGAAGCATGTAAAAGATAATGTTCTTCTATATTTTGCTTTGATTATAGTTTTTATGATAGGAATTTCTTCGGGAGCTATAACAATAAATATGCTAAAAGGTACACAAAAAGAAGAACTTATAAAGTTTTTGGATTCTTTCTTCAAAGTGATAAATGAAAATGATGTAGATAATATTTTATTGGTTAAGCAATCATTTAAAAACAATTTGCAAACTTTGATTATGATATGGTTTTTAGGTATAACAGTTATAGGTATACCCTTAGTTGCTGGAGTAGTATTATTAAGAGGCTTTGTGGTTGGCTTTACAGTGGGCTTTTTAGTAAAAGAGTTAGGGTTAAAAGGATTCTTATTTTCTATATTATCGATATTGCCACAAAATATATTTTTAATACCATGGATTATCGCATCTAGTGTTGTATCGATAGGATTTTCTATTAAGATTATAAAAAGTAGGACTAATAAAAGTAACAAGTTCGTTTTTTTAAATGAACTCACAAGATATAGCATAGTTATAGGAATTCTATTCTTAATATCTATAATTGGTATTTTAATAGAATCATATGCCACACCTATGTTTATGAAACTTATTTCATAA